One part of the Dermacentor silvarum isolate Dsil-2018 chromosome 6, BIME_Dsil_1.4, whole genome shotgun sequence genome encodes these proteins:
- the LOC119456357 gene encoding nucleolar protein 16, which translates to MGNAKKTKRRHRQTYSANHKKKLKKKLKRQVKIKSTLIKQAWEENKGIFDNLRDMGIAADANKAIPMEVDAQPATKGKRKTRAPKEHVVAQLEAAASEPRPSTLRMSGDDVKFCVYMLEKYGEDYAAMARDRKNHFQDTPAQIRQKINTFRKIPEQWNAYMRAKELA; encoded by the coding sequence ATGGGAAATGCCAAGAAGACCAAGAGGCGACACCGCCAGACGTACAGCGCCAACCACAAGAAGAAGCTGAAGAAGAAGCTGAAACGCCAAGTTAAGATCAAGAGCACGCTTATAAAGCAAGCCTGGGAAGAAAACAAAGGTATTTTTGACAACCTGCGTGACATGGGCATCGCAGCGGACGCAAACAAGGCAATCCCCATGGAGGTCGATGCTCAGCCGGCGACTAAAGGCAAGCGAAAAACACGCGCTCCTAAAGAACACGTCGTGGCACAACTTGAAGCCGCGGCTTCTGAGCCTAGGCCCAGCACGCTGCGCATGTCGGGAGACGACGTCAAGTTCTGCGTTTACATGTTAGAGAAGTACGGCGAGGACTACGCTGCCATGGCCAGAGACCGGAAGAATCACTTCCAGGACACGCCTGCCCAGATTAGGCAGAAGATAAACACCTTCAGGAAGATCCCCGAACAGTGGAACGCTTACATGCGGGCTAAAGAGCTCGCATAA